The following are encoded together in the Tripterygium wilfordii isolate XIE 37 chromosome 18, ASM1340144v1, whole genome shotgun sequence genome:
- the LOC119984231 gene encoding SRSF protein kinase 2-like — MARTKRRTLPNPLPPIPPPVVPPPPPVPPGPPPMVPLLPPPPIETCPPPTPTIEVEYSQSESSAEDIGASTHPSTVTSNATATKSKKRKDISEAWGYFTRTENEGEETQAMCKHCGAKYMADSNKHGTKNLKAHIKRCKVLQAKKDPMDNYAISHNGDGDGDGTSPINEIRLHKFDAIAIQDSLIEWIICDELPFMIVKSPKFKQLCKSMEPRFDVPSRQTVARHVFKLYNAQKLKMKESKRFHWPS; from the coding sequence ATGgcaagaaccaaaagaagaacTCTTCCGAATCCTCTACCACCTATACCTCCACCTGTGgttccaccacctccaccagtaCCTCCAGGTCCTCCACCTATGGTTCCACTTCTACCACCTCCACCAATTGAAACATGTCCTCCACCTACACCAACAATAGAAGTGGAATATTCGCAATCTGAAAGTTCTGCTGAGGATATTGGGGCTTCGACTCATCCATCTACTGTCACATCTAATGCAACAGCTACTAAatctaaaaaaagaaaggacatATCAGAAGCTTGGGGTTATTTCACGAGAACAGAAAATGAAGGGGAAGAAACACAAGCAATGTGCAAACATTGTGGGGCAAAATACATGGCAGATAGCaataaacatggcacgaagaaTTTGAAAGCCCATATCAAAAGGTGCAAAGTTTTGCAGGCCAAGAAAGATCCCATGGATAACTACGCAATATCTCAcaatggggatggggatggggatggtaCAAGCCCAATCAATGAGATAAGGCTTCACAAATTTGATGCTATTGCAATTCAGGACAGTTTGATTGAGTGGATAATTTGTGATGAACTCCCATTCATGATTGTTAAAAGCCCCAAATTCAAACAGTTATGCAAATCCATGGAGCCTCGATTTGATGTGCCATCACGGCAAACAGTTGCTAGACatgttttcaaattgtacaatgCTCAGAAGCTGAAGATGAAAGAGTCTAAGAGGTTCCATTGGCCGAGTTAG